From the genome of Clarias gariepinus isolate MV-2021 ecotype Netherlands chromosome 28, CGAR_prim_01v2, whole genome shotgun sequence, one region includes:
- the LOC128516089 gene encoding protein Tob2: MHLEVKVALNFIVSYLYNKLPRRRADLFGEELERILVSRFEGHWYPEAPLRGSAFRCLHLGVPGDPVVDLAAKRSGLDMEEVRANVPQELSIWIDPYEVSYQIGEKGAVKVLYMEDPPGLGAETEVSEHLGGLCKGDMELEDGKNLGFNPDAQVFVPIGGRASPVMLPSLSNSPTPLCQGLFSYAGSSTPTDLTVHSNTSSPSPPSTGIPYPHPAAQPSSRHAPQQITFTTASFAATKFGSTKMKKCIAPGMVGGSGTVGTPQQRMLSHSPTAMSSISPPGLVKHEPLSLSMHSLAGPVSGQLSPNAKEFVYPASQGPLYFEAEASHLTHTGTFQAPLSAPAHPHTTFDPFSSPPPGHAVGVMGGRSGISFMEGLGGYNLQYSSQSFQPVVLAN, encoded by the coding sequence ATGCATTTAGAAGTAAAAGTTGCACTAAACTTCATAGTGTCCTACTTGTACAACAAGCTCCCACGGCGACGAGCAGACCTATTTGGAGAAGAGCTGGAACGCATCCTGGTGTCACGTTTTGAAGGTCATTGGTATCCAGAGGCACCGTTGCGTGGTTCTGCCTTCCGCTGCCTTCATCTTGGAGTCCCTGGGGACCCTGTGGTGGACCTAGCAGCTAAAAGGAGTGGGCTGGACATGGAAGAAGTCCGTGCCAATGTCCCCCAAGAGCTCAGCATCTGGATAGATCCTTATGAAGTGTCCTATCAGATTGGAGAGAAGGGGGCTGTGAAAGTTCTCTACATGGAGGATCCGCCAGGTTTGGGGGCAGAAACTGAAGTATCAGAACACTTAGGAGGGCTTTGTAAAGGTGATATGGAGCTGGAAGATGGGAAAAATTTGGGCTTTAACCCAGACGCTCAGGTCTTTGTGCCCATTGGCGGCCGAGCATCACCAGTTATGCTTCCATCACTCTCCAACTCGCCCACGCCACTCTGTCAAGGTTTGTTCAGCTATGCAGGTTCCAGTACTCCGACGGATCTCACTGTGCACTCAAACACTTCCTCCCCATCTCCACCCAGTACAGGGATTCCCTACCCTCATCCAGCTGCCCAGCCCAGCTCCCGCCATGCTCCGCAACAAATCACCTTCACCACAGCCAGCTTTGCTGCCACCAAATTTGGCTCCACCAAGATGAAGAAATGTATTGCACCTGGCATGGTGGGAGGGTCTGGCACTGTCGGCACTCCTCAGCAACGAATGCTGAGCCATTCCCCAACTGCAATGTCCTCCATTTCACCACCTGGACTGGTGAAGCACGAGCCACTATCTCTCTCCATGCACTCCCTGGCTGGTCCAGTTTCTGGTCAGCTCTCACCCAATGCCAAAGAGTTTGTCTACCCTGCTTCCCAGGGGCCTCTCTATTTTGAAGCTGAGGCTTCACACCTGACCCACACTGGCACATTCCAGGCACCGCTTTCAGCCCCTGCTCACCCACATACCACCTTTGATCCATTCTCAAGCCCACCACCTGGCCATGCTGTGGGTGTTATGGGAGGCAGAAGTGGAATTTCCTTCATGGAGGGCCTGGGGGGGTACAACCTACAGTACTCCAGCCAATCTTTCCAACCTGTAGTATTGGCCAACTAA